In the genome of Treponema pedis, one region contains:
- a CDS encoding ABC transporter ATP-binding protein, with product MKEEIKTHGILSNILFYAKIWVKVFPIGLIILTASVPLRILQIYETIRIPRIIIAGIETSSEPKTVLMSVIFAALIITALKIILQVFETSMMALGSRPLFYLYTVPINEKMFNMRYQTLISEEVQTKLIKVKNIVMSGSNGGPFHFLAFNLSFFLTAVTGLIIFSPGIIKIDIILLIIILVSGLFNLLYGIYTGKYTRKNMNDRAADEKKENYIIQTAEDKLFSKDIRMYNMKSWLIENFKTYHEKHSAYLKKETLVKIGGKILNALTVFTRDIFAYIYLIYKLSTGVIAISEFVFLIALVMEFSKWMDAIVLQINNLIVFSAQADHIRDFLETKDKYSEGSLLENAVSGKPSIEFNNISYRYSEKSAWIFKNFNLKINPGEKLALVGVNGAGKTTLMHLLMGLLEPVEGEILIDGKPASSFKKTEYYSLFSPVFQDINIFPETISANIAGSETFDEQKLNDAIITSGLAETVKSLPHGKETFLIKTSRDEAIDLSGGQNQRMLLARALYKNAKINILDEPTAALDPIAESRIYEEYDSMSKDKTSIFISHRLASTRFCNRIIFLEYGKIIEEGSHDELMSRSSKYREMYEIQSKYYQEEKEELKGENNDN from the coding sequence ATGAAAGAAGAGATTAAAACTCACGGAATTTTAAGCAATATCCTGTTTTATGCAAAAATATGGGTTAAGGTTTTCCCTATAGGTCTTATTATTCTTACAGCTTCCGTCCCGCTGCGTATTCTGCAAATTTACGAAACCATACGAATCCCCCGTATTATTATTGCGGGAATTGAAACCTCCTCCGAGCCTAAAACCGTTCTTATGTCCGTTATATTTGCGGCCCTAATTATTACCGCTTTAAAAATAATTTTACAAGTATTTGAAACTTCGATGATGGCATTAGGCTCAAGACCTCTTTTTTATCTTTATACCGTACCGATAAACGAAAAAATGTTTAATATGCGCTATCAAACCCTAATTTCGGAAGAAGTACAAACAAAGTTAATAAAAGTAAAAAATATTGTAATGAGCGGAAGTAACGGAGGTCCCTTCCATTTTTTAGCATTTAATCTTTCATTTTTTTTAACCGCCGTAACGGGCTTAATTATATTCAGCCCCGGCATTATTAAAATCGACATTATTCTCCTAATCATAATATTAGTATCCGGCTTATTTAACTTACTTTACGGAATATATACGGGAAAATACACACGTAAAAATATGAATGACAGAGCGGCGGATGAAAAAAAAGAAAACTATATTATTCAAACCGCTGAGGACAAACTTTTTTCCAAAGATATCAGAATGTACAATATGAAAAGCTGGCTTATTGAAAATTTTAAAACATACCATGAAAAGCATTCCGCATATTTAAAAAAAGAAACTCTCGTTAAAATAGGAGGAAAGATTTTAAATGCGCTAACCGTATTTACCCGCGATATTTTTGCATACATTTATTTAATTTATAAATTAAGTACCGGAGTAATCGCAATTTCCGAGTTTGTTTTTCTCATTGCACTTGTTATGGAATTTTCAAAATGGATGGACGCAATTGTTTTACAAATAAACAATTTAATTGTTTTCAGCGCTCAAGCCGACCACATAAGAGATTTCCTTGAAACCAAAGATAAATATTCGGAAGGCTCCTTACTTGAAAATGCCGTAAGCGGAAAACCTTCCATCGAATTCAACAACATCTCTTACCGCTATTCCGAAAAAAGCGCTTGGATTTTTAAAAACTTTAATTTAAAAATAAATCCGGGCGAAAAACTTGCTCTTGTAGGAGTCAACGGTGCGGGAAAAACAACTTTAATGCATCTTTTAATGGGTTTACTTGAACCTGTAGAAGGGGAAATTTTAATTGACGGAAAACCGGCATCGTCTTTTAAAAAAACGGAATACTACAGTTTATTTTCACCGGTATTTCAGGATATAAATATTTTCCCCGAAACAATTTCGGCAAATATCGCCGGCAGTGAAACCTTTGACGAACAAAAATTAAACGATGCAATTATAACGAGCGGTTTAGCCGAAACCGTTAAATCTCTTCCCCACGGCAAAGAAACTTTTCTTATTAAAACAAGCCGGGACGAGGCGATAGACTTATCCGGAGGTCAAAACCAAAGAATGCTCCTTGCACGCGCATTGTACAAAAACGCCAAGATAAATATTCTTGATGAACCTACAGCGGCTCTCGACCCGATTGCGGAAAGCCGTATCTATGAAGAATACGACTCTATGAGCAAAGATAAAACCTCCATTTTTATTTCACACCGTTTAGCTTCCACAAGATTTTGTAACCGTATTATATTTTTGGAATACGGGAAAATTATAGAAGAAGGCTCTCATGACGAATTGATGAGCCGGAGCTCAAAATACCGCGAAATGTATGAAATCCAAAGCAAATATTACCAAGAAGAAAAAGAAGAATTAAAAGGAGAAAATAATGATAATTAA
- a CDS encoding ABC transporter ATP-binding protein: protein MIIKRFFKMIVYCETTEKMCLLNSIFFYLIEAVRPFFILYLSKIIIEAVIQKTAMEKILPDTVFLLAAFMLLSVISGIFENRAEYRLKRFLKKHNMKKALNLLNLNYEFTEKNKLQNELTSIKQLERFLVFYPNDFIKKTGMLIGGITGAGVALYFAKKLFNGQGFGNISGFAINIIFLVILITSSIITFFSANYIYKKFGEHISEKTKKTYRYLNTFLTLIYDYKTGKDIRLYNNDLAKNYSLKYQAIQKTSHNFMAKFFSITIGAEKILDGAIFCIVVLFVGVKALYGSIPLSEVFFYIGVLNIFSSQIYEASDAINTIIPSDKYRKMLFNFYNLKNTKPDGTVIPEKENGLLFEFKNVSFKYPDTEKYVIKNLNLTLDFRKKLALVGKNGSGKSTIVKLLIRLYDPTEGEILLNGINIKEYNYEEYIKIFSVVFQDFKLLALTAGQNIASANEYDKERATDALLKTGMKKFYEKHGLDSYLYQNFETNGIEISGGEAQKIAMARAIYHQGDVFILDEPTAALDPISEAEIYMHFDGITLNNTAVYISHRLSSCKFCDRIAVMDNGKLIQYGKHDELVADTSGKYYELWNAQAKYYRK, encoded by the coding sequence ATGATAATTAAGCGTTTTTTTAAAATGATTGTTTATTGCGAAACAACGGAGAAAATGTGTTTATTAAACAGTATCTTTTTTTACCTTATCGAAGCCGTACGCCCTTTTTTTATATTGTATTTATCAAAGATAATTATCGAAGCTGTTATACAAAAAACCGCAATGGAAAAAATTTTACCCGATACCGTATTCCTATTGGCGGCATTTATGCTCTTATCCGTTATTTCAGGAATTTTTGAAAACAGAGCGGAATACAGACTAAAACGTTTTTTAAAAAAACATAATATGAAAAAAGCCTTAAACCTTTTAAATTTAAATTATGAATTTACCGAAAAAAACAAATTACAAAATGAGCTTACTTCAATTAAACAACTTGAAAGATTTTTAGTATTTTATCCCAACGATTTTATTAAAAAAACGGGAATGCTTATAGGAGGAATTACCGGCGCGGGAGTCGCCCTTTATTTTGCAAAAAAACTTTTTAACGGTCAGGGCTTCGGAAATATTTCCGGCTTTGCAATCAATATTATCTTTTTAGTCATACTTATAACTTCTTCTATAATTACTTTTTTTTCGGCAAACTATATTTACAAAAAATTCGGAGAACATATTTCAGAAAAAACAAAAAAAACTTACCGTTATCTAAATACCTTTCTTACTTTAATTTACGATTATAAAACGGGAAAAGATATCAGACTTTACAATAACGACTTAGCTAAAAACTACAGCTTAAAATATCAGGCAATACAAAAAACTTCACACAACTTTATGGCTAAGTTTTTTTCAATAACGATAGGCGCGGAAAAAATTTTGGATGGGGCAATATTTTGTATCGTAGTTTTATTTGTAGGTGTAAAAGCCTTATACGGCTCCATTCCGTTAAGCGAAGTTTTCTTTTACATAGGCGTTTTAAATATTTTTTCATCTCAAATATACGAAGCTTCGGACGCAATAAACACAATTATTCCATCCGATAAATACAGAAAAATGCTTTTTAATTTTTACAATTTAAAAAATACAAAACCGGACGGAACCGTCATTCCCGAAAAAGAAAACGGTCTTTTATTCGAATTTAAAAATGTAAGTTTTAAATATCCCGACACTGAAAAATATGTTATTAAAAATCTCAATTTAACCTTAGATTTTAGAAAAAAACTTGCTCTTGTAGGAAAAAACGGCTCGGGAAAAAGTACCATTGTTAAACTTTTAATACGTTTATATGACCCGACGGAAGGCGAAATACTTTTAAACGGGATAAATATAAAAGAATATAATTATGAAGAATATATTAAAATTTTTTCAGTAGTGTTTCAGGACTTTAAATTACTTGCACTTACTGCCGGACAAAATATTGCAAGTGCGAATGAATATGATAAAGAACGTGCAACCGACGCCTTATTAAAAACGGGAATGAAAAAATTTTATGAAAAACACGGTCTTGACTCTTATTTATACCAAAACTTTGAAACGAACGGTATAGAAATTTCAGGCGGCGAAGCTCAAAAAATTGCAATGGCGCGGGCTATATACCATCAAGGAGATGTGTTTATTTTAGACGAACCGACCGCAGCCTTGGACCCTATTTCGGAAGCGGAAATTTATATGCACTTTGACGGCATAACGCTGAACAATACGGCGGTTTATATTTCCCATAGATTATCCTCGTGCAAATTTTGCGACAGAATTGCCGTTATGGATAACGGAAAACTGATTCAATACGGAAAGCATGATGAGCTTGTCGCCGACACAAGCGGAAAATATTATGAGCTATGGAATGCACAGGCTAAATATTACCGTAAATAA